CCAATTCTAGAATAAATTCTATTACACGCTTACTTACATTTTTAATTCCATAATATTTAGGTATAGTGCTCAGAAAGTTTGACCACCCGCGAGTCTGCTCAATAAAGAATACAGGAAATAAGGTTTGTATGTATAATTTTCGGTCATAACCTTTATAATAAGGAACAGAAGGAAGAGTAAGGTTCAAAAAGTTCTCAAGAAAATTGTGAAATCCTAATCGATTTGCAGCTGATCCAGGATCATGGATATACATATCTTGCTCTTCAAAATTTCTACTATCCTGTTTAGTTATTTTTCCTCCAAAGCTTACTTTTATCAGTCGGGGATCATTATTGCCTATTATATCCCGTTTAATAGTAATAGTTTTATTTGAATTGTTTTCAATTTCTAAAAGGACATGTGATTTTATTACTTTAAACTCAGTTTCCTTATATTCGATGGCACGCCTAAGGGCTGGTTTCATAGTTTTATGACCTTTACCACCGAGTAACTCTTCACAACCAAGAGAATAAAGAATTAAATTTAAAATACTAGATTTTCCTGAACTATTTTCACCCCTAATTATATTTAAATCTTTTTCAAAATCCAGTCTCTTATAAAAAGTATGTTCATTAGTGAATACTTCAATCACCATGCTTTTAATTATCAACTACAGCATCCCCTTTTTAAGTAACTCCTCGACTTTTCTTTCGGAGATTTTTTTTTGAAACCGATCTAAAAAGTCTTTGTGATCTTTTAAGATTTCAATATCTTTATTCAAATATAATAAAAACTCTTCTCCTTTATTCGCAAGTGAATATTTCCCATTTGAAAAGATAATTAATCTTTCACCCACTGCGTAATTTAATGCCCTATTTAATGAGGGCTCAGTCCGCCAAAATAATAGATTATAGCTATCTAAATTATCAGCATTAATATTACGGAAGTCCTCTATATTCGTAAGTAACCAAGAAAAGAAATGTAATCTGGTTAGAGATGACGTGTTACTTCTACAACAGTACTTAAGGATTAAAAGTAACTGTGCTATTTTAAAGATAGGTCTATAATTGGGGGAAATACTAATTGGTTTTTTAGTAAATGAATAAGGAATCTCTTCAGGTTCTACCATTATAATCCTCCTTAATTATAGAAATCTAACGGACAGCGCATGAGCCAATCCGATATAGTGTACCTTGACAACTTTTGAATCATAACCCTATCCATTGGAGAAGCAAATTCACTTAAGAGCAATTCAGTTAGTTCACTTTTAATGTCGAGGAAATATTTTCTGTTGTCCTCAGAATAAATCCCCTGCTCTTGAACATATAATTCAAAATCATCTATTACGGCAATAAATTTTTCATATAAATGTGGAGAGATTCTCTCAAATTCTGAAATTATTGAAACACCAGTTAAGTAAGATTTAATATATAAGTCAATTTGTTGAGTAAGAGCTTTGTCTATTTTATTTGGATCTTTGAAGTGCAAAGTCTTTTCTACTTTAGATTTGAGATTTTGGATTTCTTCTATATCAGGATAACTTTTAGTAGTTAAGTCTTCAGTTAGTTCAGTCTCTTTTATGTTGATTTTGGACTTAGTGATTTCTAAGATTATTGATATTTCTGCACTAAAGAAGTCTATGTCCTTTACAAAGATATCAAACTCTTTATCTAAATAATCTAAGTTTAATTCTCTAAATTCTTTACACTTCTGAGCTGCATATTTTAATATTTTCTTATCTCTATATTCGGGAGTTAAAAGGATCCATTTCTTTATAGTTATTCCTTTAAGGTGTTTTTTTATATCCTTTTCGTATTTCACTAATTTATTTAAATCTTTATTAATTTTATTTCTTTGTTTAGTATAAAGGTCATCGGTAGTAGTGTTGTCATCGGGGCAATAACACTGAAAAACAGTACCATCTCTTGTATATCCTTCTATACCCATGTCTCCCTCAGTGGCAGGAACATGTTGATAATCATCATGTTTCATATTTAATCCTTTTTTACAAAAACTTTCCCAAGAATCCCCATCGAAGTCACCGTAAGTAGTAGAAAACATTTTAATCCCCCATAAGAAACCTTTTAAATAACTGCCTATACAAACATAATAACAATATTTTTCATTTAAAACCATAATATGACACAATATTATGTATATTTATAATTATAAACGAGTGTTTACATAGGTGAATATTATTCGGCGAATCGGTGATATTATGTTTGTGATCGAACAAACTGAATAGCTATTTGGAGGTTATTAATTACGTATTCAGCTGCGTTTGGTTGGTCTTGGTGTAATTGCTTTACTTCCCCTACCAGCCTCCCTAACTTTAGGTCAAATGGTGAAGATGGATCGAACAGAGCGTCGTGTTGGAATAACCCTAACTTTTCATCTAGAACTTTTAATGTATCTATGTTGATGGTACTGGTTTTTCCTGTAAGGTACCCAGCTGAAACCCCTATTTCTTTTGCGAATTCATTAAGACCGTATCCGTTGTCTTTTCTTAGAGTCCGTATCTTATCTCCAAAATCCATCCTTATTCTAGCCTCCTGTAATAAGTCACTTTCAGTTTACTTCGTTTTTTACATTCCTTTTACCTTCTAAATACCTTAACCTCATTTGTTTTGGCTGTAAGTTAAGCAATTAAAAACCTGATCCAACAAAAAACATACATATGGAGGAAAGACATGAATAATAAAAAAAAGAGGACAAATTCCTCAGTCTCTATTAAAGAGATAAAGTTTGTACAGAATCGAGAGCTATTTGATCATGTAGTGAACCGATGCTTCATCAAAATCGAAGAAGATTTCTTCCGAGACATCAATGACATACACCAGGAGTGATTCTGTGGGAAAAACCGTCATTTACATTCGTCAATCTTTAGGTAATGATAAGCAAAAACTCTCTTCTGACACGCAATTGAAATTCTGTAGTGACTTAGCTAAAGAAAAGGGCTTTCTAGTTTGGAAAGTTTACAGCGATTACAATGTTTCGGGAAGAACTACCGAGATTAAGGAAAGGTTGCAACTTTACGAGCTCCTTCAAGAAATTAAACTGGGGAAAATCGGACGAGTGATTACTTACAAACGTGACCGCCTTTCAAGAAATGCCCATCAATACTCGGAGATTATGAATGACTATATTAATAAATACAATGTGGAAGTTTTGTTTGCAGCAAGTAATGAACCGCCAGCGTTCAAGGGAAATGTTGGGGAGTTCTTGGAATTAATATTAGGTGGTGTTTCTCAATACGAAGGTGACAATATTAACAAAAAGTTACTTGATTCTCGCAAAGCAAAGTTAAGAACTGGTCAAGAAAAAAACGTGCTGTATTGGGCAGGAGGAACAGCACCCTTTGGCTTTAAGGTTAAGGAAGGTGTATTGGTACCATGTCCACAAAACCAAAAAACTGTGGAGAAAGCATTTAGAATCTTTGAAGAAAACCTTTTCGAAGACGGCTCTTTAATTCATTCCATTTCTCAAGTTGCAAAATCACTAAACATTGCAGATTCTACATTGAAGCGGATCATACGGTCTGAATTTCACATGGGTAAAGTGAAACAGGTAGTAGATGGTGAAGAATTCATTAGTGAGCTTGAAAAGCCAGCTGTTGGAATAGAGTCATGGCAGTTGGCAAACCAAAATCTAACTTTATATGAGAAGAAACAATTCGAAAAATCGCCATTGCCAACTTTATATCTTCTATATTTCATTCAATGCGGTTATTGTGAAACCAAGATGTACAATCCTGAACGCTCTGTCTTTTACAGATGTTCAAACCATAAAAAGTTACATTTTTGTAATGCACATGAATTAGAGTTAGAAGTCTTTTCTGCATTGAAGAAGCACATCACTGAGCAATTAAAGATATACCAAGAGCGCATACAAGAAGCTGTAATAAATAAATTTAAGGCTGAAGTCTTACGAAGAGTAGATGAAGTGAAACAATCAATAACTAATGCGGATAGTGAAATAAAAAGGCTAGGAGAACAGTCGCTCGCCCATTCATCGAATAAGATAACTCAAAAATTACAGAAAACATTTAGTAAACTAAGGGATTTAGAATCATCGCTTTCTGATTTAGACAGGAAAAAGCTCGAAATTGAAGGGTGGGACAAATTGAGTCCAACATTAAATGTAGAAGATGCTTACTCTTTTGACCCCGTCATGGAAGCTTACTTAAGTTGGATAAAGATCATCTATTGGACCAAAGAAGGGTTGCAATATGAATTCCACTTTCTGGGAGATGAATGATTTTGGAGCAAGAGCTTTTGCAGAAACTAACAGGTAAAAGAGGTGTGTTTTACGGAAGACATTCAACTGACAAACAAGATATAGCCTGGCAAATACAGTTGGTTGATAATTTCTTCGAGGAAGTTTTACATTCAAAGCCTATTGCTTATTATTCCGACGAAGCTGTCTCGGCTAGGAAAACAAAGTACAAGGACAGGGCTAAGTTGCAGCATTTAATCAAGGATTCTTCCCGTGGAGTTTTCGATTTTGTTGTGATTTCAAGCTATGATCGAATTGCCAGGAACCCTATTGACCACTTAAAGCTCAGGGAGGCCTTAACTGAGAAGGGTATACCTGTCATAATCGCTACTACAAGAACTGAATATGGAAAAGAAGACTTCTTAACCCGACTATTGTTTGACGGTATTTCCAAATATGAAGCAGATCAAACAGCTCAAAGAACGAGTGACAACATAAACACATTAGTATTCCAAGGGAAGTGGAAAGGAGGACGGACTCCTTTCGGCTATGTATACCATCGGGCTTCGAACACCCTGAAACCAGATCCAATAAGGCGCGAAAAAGTTAAAGAAATCTTTTCGATGTATGAGAAAGGTCTAGGCTTTAAAGAAATTGCGAATGTTCTAAACGATGAAGAAAAGCTTGCTAAACCCTCTTGGTATAAAGAGAAGGTTAAAGGAATTATTACAAACCCTATCTATGCAGGAGTATTGACTTTGTATCGAAGAGAAGGGAATTCTGGATATAGAATTAGAGATCGTTCAGAATGGGTTGAACACGAAGCTAAATGTATCACTTCTCCGATCATCTCGAAGCAGCAATGGGAGAATTGCTGGAAAATTTATTCAGAAAAAACAAAGATATACGGAAAGAAAAAGGAAAATCAAGCTGCTGGGGGTACAACAAAACTTGATACACCATTTTTCCTGAAGAAGATATTGTATTGCACATGTGGCAAGATGATGAGATGGAGGAATTACACCAATCAAAAGAAGGTATACCAGGCCTACATTTGTGATGATTGTGACTACAGAGTACCTTGTGATCTTCTTCATAAGAAATTTGAACAGGAGTGGAATTACAGGGTTACGGATTCCTTGTTACAACTGATGAATGGGAAACGTAAAAAACTTGCAGAGAAAGAGCTATTAATATTGGAGGAGAGCATAAAAGATTGTGACGTAATGAAATTAGATCTAAAAAATGAACAAAATAACTTTATCGATAGGAAAAAAGCGTTGTTACGTAACAGTGGCGATAGCGATGAAGCATTTGTTTATGCATTAGATCTTCTTATTAAGGATCGGGAAAAAAGAATTAGTGAAATAAATGACCAAAAGGACCTTTTGGAAATAAAAAAAAGTAAGGTGTCGGAATTTCTTGAAGCTTCTCCAGTGAATATTTCTTTGAATTTCAATGATTTTAGTCCCAGGGATAAAAACGAATTAATCAGACATTATGTTTTGAGTTGTAAGGTCAGCAGAGAAAGGGATCTTGAAATTACGTTTGTGAACCTGGAATAAATTCTTATCGCGTGGTTGATACCCAGCCACGTTTTTTGCGTTTTCTATGGACAAGCATTCTAACCAAATTCTCTATATAAGTTTTTTCCACTCTTATCTTGAACCAAGGTAAAATTAAATTAATCAATTGTTTGTGTTGCTAAGCCCTCATTCTTGCTTCATTGTGTTTGTGTGCAGCAAATGATTACGCGGCAAACACACAAGGAATGCATTTTTTAAAAACAATTTGTGCATTTGCGCGCGGTAAAAAATGTTTTAGTCTCTTTCCGAAAAGGTCTCATTAGAAGCTTAATTGTACAACCATTTTTTTGTTCCATCATTAATGGCATTAATTTACCTTCATCTTTATACACAGTAGATCCACACGTAAAAGCGGACAAGTTGTCTAAGGAACCGCTATAAATCACCGTGTAAATAAGAAATGGTAGTTTGTCCTTTTTAGAGTATGCAATAGGGTAACAGTAGGGATCCCAAATGTACCCTGTTGCATATTAGACACATCAATTGTCCCTCCGCTATTACGAGCCTTATGAACTATGTGAATAGTCTGTCTTATTGCTTTTGGACAACCAATATGCAATAGGGCTAAGTTCTTTTAAAGTTCACTTTTAACATTCACTTTTTAACATTACCCTTTTAATGTTAAAAGTTGAACATTAAAAGTAGCTAGTCCAAAATGTTGCAGCAACAAAATCAATGAACATAATAAGTTAGGAGAAAATCGGTAATATGCAGGCGATCAACACTGCGGTGAACCAGCACTAGCATAGTCACTTGTATTCCACCATATAAGTAAAGGTGGAGGTGATTGTTATAAAAAGATATACAGTTCGTGAAGCAACAGAAATCTTAGCGAAGTATTATATCTATGTTACACCTGAAAAGCTCACTAGAATGATACGCGATGAGGAGATTTATGGTTTTAGAACAGAAAATCGTAAAGACGGGTACCGTATTTTTGAAGATGATTTATATGATTATGTTGATAATCTTCGGCCAGGACTAAGGACCATATTCGAGGTGTACGAAAAATCAAAGGATGTTAACTTGCAGGGCAATAATTCAAATGGTGTTAAGCAAAGTTCGGATCGGGAATTAATCAGTGTTTTTATTGAATTAAAAAAAGCTTTGCAAGAACAACCTCAAATGATCTCAGAAGCAATCACTAGCTCGTTAAATAAGACTTTAGAATTACAAATAACATCGAACAAGGCGGAAGAAAAGAAAAATAAATCACGAAACAACCTTGTTACTAAGTACCCCAAAAAAGATTTCATTGGAGAATGCAAAAAAAAACTAGGCAATGATGAGTATGATTATGAAAATTGGTATGAGCAGCTACTTGGTGAGAAAAAGTTAGCCCAAAAATTTCTCGATAAAGAAAGTTTTAAAATGATAATTAATAATGTTGAACACGAAATATTACCTCAGAATATTACAAGTATTAAACAGTTGGTGGTTGCAATTGAGAAATCAATTTTGGATAATCAACGTGTGAAGTTATTTGAAGAGTAATTTCGTATGTTGGAAGTATCAGGGAGGGAAATTGCTTGAGCTCAACATTTGAAGTGAGTATACTTTCTCAGTTGAATCAGATAAAAAAAGAGATAGAGTGTCTAAATTATAATGTTGAAAGATTGTGTACAACTCTGGAAAATAACAGCAAAGTTATACTAAAGGAAGAATTAGTGACACACCTCAAAACAATCTCTTGTCAGTTAGAAACTTTAGAGTGGATACAATTGGATTCAAAGTGAAACAAATATAAAATAATAACGCCAGCGGTTAGCTGGCGTTTTATTTTATCTAATGCCAAATAATTTATCTTGAACGTTCCTAACTATGTCTCTGACTTGAAATGGATTTAGATTAAAGTGTTCTGCAGCCTTTTCAATAGGTGTTTTCTCTTCACTTTTTCTCAAGTATTCAGCTAAATCAGAGGATTCCTTTGCAGTTTTAACATCAATACTAACTACATATTCATAAACTTCTCTTTCTTGGTTAGGAAGTTTTCTTATGTAATTCTGTCTCTCTAACTCATACACAAGATCTTCAAAGTCTGGTTCTTCATTAACTCTACTCACTTTATTTCCTCCTCTTGAAAAGTAACAGACAACTACTTCCTTTATTTGGTTTAACACTTGAATTTATTATATACATAGTCTTCTTATTTTTGTAGGGAAATCTTGTAATATCTAGTAACACTATGAGAGCTTTGTTATGATAATAACTAGGTTGAAAGTTATATAGGAGGAATATTAATAAATGAAAAAGTTATCATTACAGCAATTAGAAGCTCATTTATGGGAATCGGCGAATATTTTACGGGGAAGCATTGATTCTTCAGATTATAAGAATTACATATTTGGACTACTTTTCTTAAAACGATTAAACGACGTTTTTGTTGAAACGGCAGAAACGATTGAAGAGGAAGAGAACGATGATTACGGCTGGTATGACCGTGACGAACACCAATTCTTTGTTCCAGAGCGTGCACGTTGGAAGAACATTCAGGCTGCAACGCAGGACATTGGTGATTATATCAATAAAGCCTTTGAAGCATTAGAAGAAGAAAACCCTTCTCTTCAAGGGGTTTTGGCGAATATAGACTTTAACGATAAAGGAAAGCTGCCTGATCGCCTTTTATTAAAGCTGGTGTTGCATTTCTCCGCAATCGATCTGAGAAACGAAAACCTTTCTGAACCTGATATGCTTGGACGAGCATATGAGTACTTGATTAAACAGTTTGCTGATGATGCAGGTAAAAAAGGTGGGGAGTTTTACACTCCGAGTAAAGTCGTAGAACTATTGGTTAAATTGCTTAAACCTGAAGAAGGTATGCGCGTTTGTGATCCAACTGTTGGATCAGGCGGTATGCTCATTCAATCGGTTGATTACATTAAGTCTCAAAACGGGAACCCGAGAAACCTAACCCTTCATGGGCAGGAGAGAAATTTAAACACGTGGGCTATTTGTAAAATGAACCTCCTCCTCCATGGCATGAGTGATCATCGTTTGGAAAAAGGAGACACAATACGCGATCCTAAGTTACTTGAAGACGGGGAACTTATTCTTTACGATCGTGTCATTGCCAACCCACCATTCAGCCTTAGTAATTGGGGACGAGAGGAAGCAGAGGGCGACGAGTTTGGCCGTTTTCGTTTTGGCGTTCCTCCGAAAGATAAAGGAGATTTGGCCTTTGTTCAGCACATGGTCGCTACACTCAATCACAAAGGTAAAGCTGGTGTGGTGATGCCTCATGGGGTTCTCTTCCGTGGGGGAGCTGAAGGCAAGATCCGTCAAGGGCTTCTTGATAACGATTTAGTCGAAGCGGTGATCGGCCTCCCATCCAACTTGTTCTACGGTACGGGGATACCTGCGTGTATCCTGATTCTAAACCGTGATAAGGAAGACTCGAACAAGGAAAAAGTCTTCTTTATCCACGCAGCGGACTACTTTCAGGCAGGGAAGAACCAAAACACCCTAAGAGACGAAGATCTGGATAAGGTCGTATCAGCTTACGAAAAACGTGAAGATGCCGAGAACTATTCACGAGCTGTGAGTTTGGACGAAATCCAAGACAACGACCATAACCTCAATATCGCCCGTTACATCGATACAACGGAAGAAGAGAAGAAGATCGATGTACAAGAAGCGCTAGCGGACCTTAGGAAGTTGGAAGAAGAGCGAAATGAAGTTGAAAATAAGATGTACTGGTATTTGAAGGAGTTGGGCTATCGTGAATGAATCTGCAAAGATAAAAAAAGCTAAAGCTTTTATTGGTAGCTTCCCTGAAGATTGGAATGTATATTCTTTAGATGAACTGCTAGAAACAATTAGAAACGGTACTTCAGAAAGGCAAAATCAAAACAATAGAGGCTTACCAGTTACCAGAATAGAGACAATAGCCAATGGCAGTATCAACTTTAAAAAAGTAGGTTACATTGATTCAGAAAAAGACTTGTCGAATTATAAATTAAGAATAGGGGATATACTTTTTAGTAACATAAATAGCGTAAAACATATTGGTAAAGTTGCTAAGTTTAATGGTGAAAGAAATTTGTACCATGGTATGAACCTACTATTACTAAGACCGAACGAATTGGTGAATCCAGATTACCTATTTAAAATTATGAGCTCAAGCACTGTAAAAAAATACTATGAATCTAATGCAAAGCAAGCCGTCAATCAAGCTAGTGTAAATCAATCCGATGTAATGAGTTTTATTAATGCATATCCTCCCCTAAAAGAACAACAAAAAATCGCAGCCATACTCACCTCCGTTGATGAAGCCATAGAAAAAACCGAAGCGATCATCGAGCAAACGGAAAAGGTAAAAAAGGGGCTCATGCAACAGCTTCTTACTAAGGGGATTGGGCATACAAAATTTAAGAAAACAGAAATAGGAGAAATTCCTGAAAAATGGGAGATTAAACAACTTAAAGACCTATCACATAAAATTCAAGATGGGACTCATTTTTCACCCAAAACTAAAGAAAAAGGTTCTCTTTATATAACTTCTAAGAATATAAGGCCTTTTAGGTTTGATTTGACGGATGTCAAATATATATCTTTAGAGGATCATAAAAAAATCTATAAACGTTGTGACGTTAAAGAGGGTGACGTTCTCCTTGTAAAAGATGGAGTGAATACTGGAAACACAGTTGTAAATACGATTAAGGAAGAGGTTAGTTTATTATCAAGTGTTTGTTTAATTAGATGCAATGAACAGATGAGCAACCTGTTTTTATGCCAATACTTAAACTCGAGTATCTTGAGACAGTTAATTCTAAAACAGCTTACTGGAAACGCAATCAAAAGGCTAACCTTAACAACAATTAATGCTTTAAGGGTTCCTGTACCCCCTAGAGAAGAACAAGATAAAATCAATAATAAGCTATCTTCTTTGGATAGTAAGGTGGAATTAGAAAAGAAGCAGCTCTATAAACTGAGAGTGATAAAGCGAGGTCTTATGCAGGTTCTCCTAACAGGAAAGGTCCGTGTAAAAGTCGACGGGGAGGTGCCGTCGTGACTCCCATATCCGATTGGAACGAAAAAGAGCTGGTCGAAAACCGTCTGATACAACAAATCCAAGAAATGGGCTATCAGGTTTCTGATGGCCCTTCTTTGGACAGTGAACGAGAGACCACCAGTGATGTGGTTCTTCGTGATCGTCTCAGAGATGCGATCACTCGTTTGAACCCATGGCTCAGTGATGACAATGTACATAAAGTGATGCGCTCGGTTCTTCATATCGAGGCCACAAGCCTGATGGAAGCAAACCAATCGTTTCACACCTTACTAATCAATTACATGTCAGTCCAACAAGACCTCGGAAAAGGAAAAAAGAATCAAACCGTGAAGCTCATCGACTTTGATAACCCTTCTAACAACGAATTCTTGGTTGTGGATCAGTTTAGTATAAAAGATGCCAAAGGGACCATTCGTCCCGACCTGATTCTTTTTGTGAACGGGATTCCTCTTGTTGTAATTGAATGTAAAAGTCCTTTGCTCAATGCAAACGAACAGATTGGCCAAGGTGTGAAGCAGTTGACCCGTTACCAAATTGAACAAGAGCGTCTGTTTCATTACAACCAGTTTATGGTTGTGACCAGCAATGATCGTGCAAGAGCTGGTACGATTGGGGCTCAGGCTAAACACTATGGGTTATGGAAAGACCCCTATCCCCTTACTGTGGCTGAGATTGGTAATGATCCGACCGCCCAGGACGTTTTGACAGCGGGGATGTTATCAAAAGAGAATCTACTCGATTTGATCCAAAACTTTATTGTGTACGAGCCAGAAGGCGGGAGAACCATCAAAAAACTTGCCCGTTACCAACAATTCCGTGCTGTAAGAAAAACCGTTGATCGAATTGTCCACGCCAAAACTCCTGAGGATCGTGGCGGAGTTGTCTGGCACACTCAAGGAAGTGGGAAATCGCTCACCATGCTTTACCTTGCAGTAAAACTGAGAAGGCTGAAGCAACTAGAAAACCCTACCATTGTGCTCGTGACCGACCGTAAAGATTTAGATAATCAACTATCAGCCACATTTAGACGCTGTGGTTTTCCTAATCCCCAGCAGGCAAAAAGTGTCCCCCAGCTAAAGGAGCTTCTCTCTCAAGGACCTGGGGCAACAATCACAACCCTTGTTCAGAAATTTCAGGAAGATAAAGAAGCAGTATCTTACCCTGAATTGTCAACATCAAAAAATGTGTTTGTAATGGTTGATGAATCACACCGAAGTCAATATAAGGGACTAGCTATGAACATGCGCACAGCCCTCCCAAATGCCTGCTATCTAGGATTTACGGGTACCCCGATTGATAAAGAAGATAAGAGTACCACAGCCACATTCGGCACTTACATTGACAAATACACAATCGACCAGGCTGTGGATGACGGGGCGACCGTACCGATCTTTTACGAAGCACGCTTAACAGAACTTCATGTCCAGGGTGAGACCTTGGATGAACTTTTTGATAGGAAATTTCGAGAGTATGATCAAGAAACGCGTGAAGAGATTAAAAAGAAGTATGCAAACGAACAGGCCATTATCGCTTCTCCTAAACGTGTGGAACGGATTGCTTTAGATATGATTAATCATTATGAAACACACATTGCTCCAAACGGATTTAAAGCTCAGGTAGTGGCTATTTCCCGTGAAGCTGCGGTGATGTATAAAGAAAAGTTGGATGAACTAAGTGATTATGAATCCGTTGTTGTGATTTCAGGCGGTCACAATGATGAAGAGAAAATGAAAAACTTTCACCTAAAACCTGAGGATGAAAAGAAATACATTGAACGTTTCAAAAAGCCATTAACTGAGGATAAACTGGCATTTATTATTGTGTGTGATAAGCTACTTACAGGGTTTGATGCCCCTATTGAACAAGTCATGTACTTGGATAAACCATTGAAAGAACATACGCTCCTTCAAGCAATCGCGAGAACGAATCGTACCTACAATAAAAAGGACTATGGTCTGATTGTTGATTACTACGGCGTCTCAAGCTTTCTTGAACAGGCACTTGATATCTTTACGAAGTCAGATGTTCAAGGGGCTCTACGCCCCATAGACAGCGAACTACCAAGGCTTGAAACGCGTCACCGTGCAGCGATGCGGTACTTTGATTATGTGAATAAAAGTAACTCCGACGCTTGTATTCAGGTTCTGGAACCAGAAGACGTTCGACACGAGTTTGAAACGGCATTTAAACGCTTCGCAGAAAGCATGGATATGGTGATGCCGAACCACAAAGCCAATCCATATGTAGATGATCTGAAGTTTCTGGGAAAGATTCGGCAAATGGCAAAATCACGCTTCCGTGAAGAAGGTCTCGACATTTCCGACTGTGGTGAAAAAGTGAGGCAGCTTATCGCAGATCATCTTCAGGCTTCTTCTGTCGAGGTCATACACGAACCGATTGATATACTTTCAAGCAAATTTGAGCAACAGATCAATGAAGCGAAGACCATTGAAGCC
This DNA window, taken from Alteribacter keqinensis, encodes the following:
- a CDS encoding recombinase family protein → MEQELLQKLTGKRGVFYGRHSTDKQDIAWQIQLVDNFFEEVLHSKPIAYYSDEAVSARKTKYKDRAKLQHLIKDSSRGVFDFVVISSYDRIARNPIDHLKLREALTEKGIPVIIATTRTEYGKEDFLTRLLFDGISKYEADQTAQRTSDNINTLVFQGKWKGGRTPFGYVYHRASNTLKPDPIRREKVKEIFSMYEKGLGFKEIANVLNDEEKLAKPSWYKEKVKGIITNPIYAGVLTLYRREGNSGYRIRDRSEWVEHEAKCITSPIISKQQWENCWKIYSEKTKIYGKKKENQAAGGTTKLDTPFFLKKILYCTCGKMMRWRNYTNQKKVYQAYICDDCDYRVPCDLLHKKFEQEWNYRVTDSLLQLMNGKRKKLAEKELLILEESIKDCDVMKLDLKNEQNNFIDRKKALLRNSGDSDEAFVYALDLLIKDREKRISEINDQKDLLEIKKSKVSEFLEASPVNISLNFNDFSPRDKNELIRHYVLSCKVSRERDLEITFVNLE
- a CDS encoding helix-turn-helix domain-containing protein, whose translation is MDFGDKIRTLRKDNGYGLNEFAKEIGVSAGYLTGKTSTINIDTLKVLDEKLGLFQHDALFDPSSPFDLKLGRLVGEVKQLHQDQPNAAEYVINNLQIAIQFVRSQT
- a CDS encoding recombinase family protein; its protein translation is MGKTVIYIRQSLGNDKQKLSSDTQLKFCSDLAKEKGFLVWKVYSDYNVSGRTTEIKERLQLYELLQEIKLGKIGRVITYKRDRLSRNAHQYSEIMNDYINKYNVEVLFAASNEPPAFKGNVGEFLELILGGVSQYEGDNINKKLLDSRKAKLRTGQEKNVLYWAGGTAPFGFKVKEGVLVPCPQNQKTVEKAFRIFEENLFEDGSLIHSISQVAKSLNIADSTLKRIIRSEFHMGKVKQVVDGEEFISELEKPAVGIESWQLANQNLTLYEKKQFEKSPLPTLYLLYFIQCGYCETKMYNPERSVFYRCSNHKKLHFCNAHELELEVFSALKKHITEQLKIYQERIQEAVINKFKAEVLRRVDEVKQSITNADSEIKRLGEQSLAHSSNKITQKLQKTFSKLRDLESSLSDLDRKKLEIEGWDKLSPTLNVEDAYSFDPVMEAYLSWIKIIYWTKEGLQYEFHFLGDE
- a CDS encoding restriction endonuclease subunit S; this translates as MNESAKIKKAKAFIGSFPEDWNVYSLDELLETIRNGTSERQNQNNRGLPVTRIETIANGSINFKKVGYIDSEKDLSNYKLRIGDILFSNINSVKHIGKVAKFNGERNLYHGMNLLLLRPNELVNPDYLFKIMSSSTVKKYYESNAKQAVNQASVNQSDVMSFINAYPPLKEQQKIAAILTSVDEAIEKTEAIIEQTEKVKKGLMQQLLTKGIGHTKFKKTEIGEIPEKWEIKQLKDLSHKIQDGTHFSPKTKEKGSLYITSKNIRPFRFDLTDVKYISLEDHKKIYKRCDVKEGDVLLVKDGVNTGNTVVNTIKEEVSLLSSVCLIRCNEQMSNLFLCQYLNSSILRQLILKQLTGNAIKRLTLTTINALRVPVPPREEQDKINNKLSSLDSKVELEKKQLYKLRVIKRGLMQVLLTGKVRVKVDGEVPS
- a CDS encoding type I restriction-modification system subunit M; the encoded protein is MKKLSLQQLEAHLWESANILRGSIDSSDYKNYIFGLLFLKRLNDVFVETAETIEEEENDDYGWYDRDEHQFFVPERARWKNIQAATQDIGDYINKAFEALEEENPSLQGVLANIDFNDKGKLPDRLLLKLVLHFSAIDLRNENLSEPDMLGRAYEYLIKQFADDAGKKGGEFYTPSKVVELLVKLLKPEEGMRVCDPTVGSGGMLIQSVDYIKSQNGNPRNLTLHGQERNLNTWAICKMNLLLHGMSDHRLEKGDTIRDPKLLEDGELILYDRVIANPPFSLSNWGREEAEGDEFGRFRFGVPPKDKGDLAFVQHMVATLNHKGKAGVVMPHGVLFRGGAEGKIRQGLLDNDLVEAVIGLPSNLFYGTGIPACILILNRDKEDSNKEKVFFIHAADYFQAGKNQNTLRDEDLDKVVSAYEKREDAENYSRAVSLDEIQDNDHNLNIARYIDTTEEEKKIDVQEALADLRKLEEERNEVENKMYWYLKELGYRE